A genome region from Gouania willdenowi chromosome 9, fGouWil2.1, whole genome shotgun sequence includes the following:
- the LOC114469609 gene encoding LOW QUALITY PROTEIN: gamma-glutamyl hydrolase (The sequence of the model RefSeq protein was modified relative to this genomic sequence to represent the inferred CDS: deleted 1 base in 1 codon), which translates to MVHTRFSPCWGLFLTCCFTAVMGAVIIPQQAVNDRPVIGILTQLVVDESMKPYGKTYIPASYVEYVQSGGSRVMPIRLDFTQDKYETIFKKINGLLLIGGAVDLETSDFAKVAKIFYKLALKANDAGDFFPIWGTCLGMQLLTVLVAEKNLLTATPAENLSLPLDLTQEADTSRMFSEIPHELRCALTKEPLTGNFHHYGLEVKNFNASTKLRNFFSVLSTNVANNGVHFVSTVEGKKYPFYGVQWNPEVNRFQWRANLNFPHSRHAVQLSSLMAEFFINEGRNSLHQNDVKDEELIYGYTPIYSANFSGYEQAYFF; encoded by the exons ATGGTCCACACCAGGTTCTCACCATGCTGGGGCTTGTTTTTAACCTGCTGTTTTACTGCAGTAATGGGGGCTGTGATTATTCCACAGCAGGCGGTGAATGACAGACCTGTGATCG GTATTTTAACTCAGCTGGTTGTAGATGAGTCAATGAAGCCTTATGGGAAAACCTACATACCTGCTTCCTATGTGGAGTATGTGCAGTCTGGGGGCAGCAGAGTGATGCCCATCAG GTTGGATTTTACTCAGGATAAATATGAAACCATCTTTAAGAAGATAAATGG CCTCCTTCTCATTGGAGGAGCCGTGGATTTGGAGACTTCTGACTTTGCCAAGGTGGCGAAGATCTTCTACAAACTTGCTCTGAAG GCCAATGATGCTGGGGACTTCTTTCCAATCTGGGGGACCTGTCTGGGCATGCAGCTGCTCACTGTGCTGGTGGCTGAGAAAAATCTCCTTACCGCCACTCCAGCTGAAAACCTCTCTCTGCCACTCGATTTAACCCAAG aGGCTGACACCAGCAGGATGTTTAGTGAAATCCCTCACGAGCTTCGTTGTGCTTTGACCAAAGAACCACTGACGGGAAATTTTCACCACTATGGATTAGAAGTAaag AATTTCAATGCTAGCACAAAGTTGAGGAATTTCTTCTCCGTCCTCTCAACCAATGTCGCTAATAACGGAGTCCACTTTGTTTCAACTGTGGAAG GTAAAAAATATCCTTTCTATGGAGTGCAGTGG AACCCGGAGGTGAATCGTTTTCAGTGGCGAGCAAATTTGAACTTCCCTCACTCTCGACATGCTGTTCAGCTATCGTCGCTGATGGCTGAGTTTTTCATCAATGAAg GAAGAAACAGTTTGCATCAGAATGACGTAAAAGACGAGGAGCTGATTTACGGCTACACTCCCATCTATTCTGCAAACTTCTCAGGATACGAGCAGGCATATTTCTTCTGA